In one window of Senegalia massiliensis DNA:
- a CDS encoding zf-HC2 domain-containing protein: MKLSCNTIQDLLPLVAEDLASEDTVNIINEHLEKCERCRCEYKELKSTEIDFENEKDLEAIPLKNVKRKLKNRNIYIGILTALIVSLFLFIAFDKLTKPIPIVYSKAVESIEEEDGKVFIEFSEDVSNYEINYSEYYGEVHYDIVAWTTYLSSIFDTGEVKNAVINVKEDKVDTVYYLNQDGSLDKLIYGESFEKNTITLPRLTINYYFVIAGIVFIIFMILSLIFRKNHRINKITTPIMILALSYILSHIIILGTNGTTYHMIRDFLFIIIIGILLFSIFILLIYKNYFAKIKNDINK; encoded by the coding sequence ATGAAATTAAGTTGTAATACAATTCAAGATCTATTGCCTTTAGTAGCAGAAGATTTAGCGAGTGAAGATACAGTAAATATTATAAATGAACATCTAGAAAAATGTGAACGATGTAGATGTGAATATAAAGAACTAAAATCAACTGAAATAGACTTTGAAAATGAAAAGGATTTAGAAGCTATTCCTTTAAAAAATGTTAAAAGAAAACTTAAAAATAGAAATATCTATATAGGAATTTTAACAGCACTTATCGTCTCTCTATTTTTATTTATAGCATTTGATAAACTTACAAAACCTATCCCTATAGTTTATTCCAAAGCTGTTGAATCAATAGAAGAAGAAGACGGAAAAGTGTTCATAGAATTTAGTGAAGATGTATCTAATTATGAAATTAATTACTCTGAATATTATGGAGAAGTTCATTATGATATTGTTGCCTGGACAACTTATTTGAGTAGTATATTTGATACAGGAGAGGTGAAAAATGCGGTAATAAATGTTAAAGAAGATAAAGTTGATACAGTATACTATTTAAATCAAGATGGTAGTTTAGATAAACTTATTTATGGTGAATCTTTTGAAAAAAATACAATTACTCTTCCAAGACTAACTATTAATTATTATTTTGTGATAGCAGGAATAGTTTTTATTATATTCATGATTTTATCATTAATATTTAGAAAAAATCATAGAATAAATAAAATAACTACTCCAATAATGATATTAGCTTTATCTTATATATTATCACATATTATTATATTAGGAACTAATGGCACAACTTATCACATGATTAGAGATTTTCTCTTTATTATCATAATAGGAATATTATTATTTAGTATATTTATATTGTTAATATATAAGAATTATTTCGCAAAAATTAAAAATGATATAAATAAATAA
- a CDS encoding V-type ATP synthase subunit D, with protein sequence MAKRKVPTKSNLMKAQSSKKLAEKGYDLLDKKRTILIGEMMNLIDEAKEIQSKIRSTFSDSYKALQDANVTMGINSVEEIALSINKEDDFEILLRSVMGVEIPEVKYDKKDFKAQYGIFRSNPALDTAVIDFQNIKYLIYRLAEIENSVFKLATEIQRTQKRANALDKIQIPKYKKQIKYIEETLEEKEREDFFRLKKVKEKKK encoded by the coding sequence ATGGCTAAGAGAAAAGTTCCAACTAAGAGTAATTTAATGAAAGCTCAAAGTTCAAAAAAATTAGCTGAAAAGGGATATGATTTATTAGATAAAAAAAGAACTATATTAATAGGAGAAATGATGAATCTAATAGATGAAGCGAAAGAGATACAATCTAAAATTAGATCTACATTTAGCGATTCATATAAAGCATTACAAGATGCAAATGTCACAATGGGTATAAACAGTGTAGAAGAAATAGCCCTTTCTATAAATAAAGAAGATGATTTTGAAATATTACTTCGTAGTGTAATGGGAGTGGAAATACCAGAGGTTAAATATGATAAAAAAGACTTTAAAGCTCAATATGGTATATTTAGATCAAATCCAGCACTAGATACAGCAGTAATTGATTTTCAAAACATAAAATATCTAATATATAGATTAGCTGAAATAGAAAACTCAGTATTTAAATTAGCAACAGAAATACAAAGAACTCAAAAAAGAGCCAATGCTTTAGATAAAATTCAAATACCAAAATATAAAAAACAAATTAAATATATAGAAGAAACATTAGAAGAAAAAGAAAGAGAAGACTTTTTTAGACTTAAAAAAGTTAAGGAAAAGAAGAAATAA
- a CDS encoding sigma-70 family RNA polymerase sigma factor, producing the protein MTSEEFENIYQIYFKDIYYYMLSLSKDKHIAEDITSETFLKAIKSIDKFRGDTKLRVWLCQIAKNEYFSYLRKNKKVDFRKDLDDIIEKEEADLFEKDIISNEGFIKISNIIRSSLKEPYNEIFRLRVYDELSFKEIGNIFGKTDNWACVTYHRARKKIQKELEGKS; encoded by the coding sequence GTGACAAGTGAAGAATTTGAAAATATATACCAAATTTATTTTAAAGATATATATTATTATATGTTAAGTTTATCTAAGGATAAACATATAGCAGAAGATATAACTTCTGAGACATTCCTAAAAGCAATAAAATCTATCGATAAATTTAGAGGAGATACTAAGCTTAGAGTATGGCTATGTCAAATTGCAAAAAATGAATATTTTTCATATTTAAGAAAAAATAAAAAAGTAGATTTTAGGAAAGATTTAGACGATATTATAGAAAAAGAAGAAGCTGACCTTTTTGAAAAAGATATAATATCCAATGAAGGGTTTATAAAAATAAGTAATATTATTCGTTCTTCACTTAAAGAGCCTTACAATGAAATATTTAGATTAAGAGTATATGATGAATTAAGCTTTAAAGAAATAGGAAATATATTTGGAAAAACTGATAACTGGGCTTGTGTCACTTATCATAGAGCAAGGAAGAAAATACAAAAAGAATTGGAGGGAAAATCATGA
- a CDS encoding V-type ATP synthase subunit B — protein MKKSYMGLKSIDGPLISLNSIEGVGYGELINIETEDNEHKTGKIIKIEEDNMVAQVFETTSGMSTEDTKIRFTGKPFTVKLSKDIMGRVFNGLGEPIDGGGNIYTGKDYNINGRPINPVARKYPRNFIQTGISSIDCLTTLIRGQKLPIFSGNGLSHNELAAQIVNQAKISSDEDKEFAIVFASIGSKHDDANFFIKSFEESGVLDNVVMYINYADDPIAERITTPRCALTAAEYLAFEKNMEILVIMTDITSYSEGLRQISSAREEVPSRKGYPGYLYSDLAALYERAGMLKDREGSITFLPILTMPNDDITHPIPDLTGYITEGQIVLARDLDTKNIYPPVDILSSLSRLMKDGIGEGYTREDHPDVSNQLFSSYSKVIDIRELAQIIGEDDLSDEDKKYMEFGRNFEEKFLKQGNSENRTIEETLNLAWEILAILPPNELDRIDPKIIEKYGHYGKDK, from the coding sequence ATGAAAAAGTCTTATATGGGACTCAAATCTATAGATGGACCACTCATATCCTTAAATTCTATAGAAGGGGTAGGATATGGTGAACTTATAAATATAGAAACTGAAGATAATGAACATAAAACTGGAAAAATTATAAAAATAGAAGAAGATAATATGGTAGCTCAAGTATTTGAAACTACATCAGGTATGAGCACAGAAGACACAAAAATAAGATTTACAGGAAAGCCATTTACAGTAAAATTATCAAAAGATATAATGGGTAGAGTTTTTAATGGATTAGGTGAACCTATAGATGGTGGAGGTAATATTTATACTGGGAAAGATTATAATATAAATGGTAGGCCTATAAATCCTGTAGCGAGAAAATACCCTAGAAATTTCATACAAACTGGCATATCTTCTATAGATTGCTTAACAACACTTATAAGAGGGCAAAAATTACCTATATTTTCAGGAAATGGACTAAGTCATAATGAACTTGCAGCTCAAATAGTAAATCAAGCTAAAATAAGTTCAGATGAGGATAAAGAGTTTGCTATAGTTTTTGCAAGTATTGGTTCAAAACATGATGATGCTAACTTTTTCATAAAGAGTTTTGAAGAATCAGGAGTACTTGATAATGTAGTAATGTATATAAATTATGCAGATGATCCTATAGCAGAAAGAATTACTACTCCAAGATGTGCATTAACTGCAGCAGAATATTTGGCATTTGAAAAAAATATGGAAATACTCGTTATAATGACAGATATAACAAGCTATAGTGAAGGACTTAGACAAATTTCATCAGCTAGAGAAGAAGTACCAAGTAGAAAAGGATATCCAGGATATCTTTATTCAGATTTAGCGGCACTTTATGAAAGAGCAGGAATGCTTAAAGATAGAGAAGGTTCTATTACATTCTTACCAATACTTACAATGCCAAATGATGATATAACTCATCCTATCCCTGATTTAACAGGATATATTACAGAAGGACAAATAGTTCTAGCTAGAGATTTAGATACTAAAAATATATATCCTCCAGTTGATATATTGTCATCACTTTCAAGACTTATGAAAGATGGTATAGGGGAAGGTTACACAAGGGAAGATCATCCTGATGTTTCAAATCAACTTTTTTCTTCATATTCTAAAGTAATTGATATTAGAGAATTAGCACAGATTATAGGAGAAGATGATTTGTCAGATGAGGATAAAAAGTATATGGAATTTGGAAGAAATTTTGAAGAAAAATTTTTAAAGCAAGGGAATTCAGAAAACAGAACTATAGAAGAAACTCTAAACTTAGCTTGGGAGATATTAGCTATATTACCTCCAAATGAATTAGATCGTATAGATCCAAAGATTATAGAAAAGTATGGACATTATGGAAAGGACAAATAA